In Cellulomonas sp. Y8, the genomic stretch ACACCGGCGCGCTGCCGGACTTCCCCTGGGACACCCTGACGGCGTACGGCGACCGGGCGCGCGCGCACCCGGACGGGATCGTCGACCTGTCCGTGGGCACGCCGGTGGACCCGACGCCCGAGGTGGTGCGGCGCGCGCTGGCCGACGCGTCCGACGCGCCGGGCTACCCGCAGACCTGGGGCACCCCGGCGCTGCGCGACGCCGTCGTCGCCTGGTACGCCCGCCGACGCGGCGTCCCGGGGCTGGACCCGGCGGGCGTGCTGCCGACCGTCGGCTCCAAGGAGCTCGTCGCCCTGCTGCCCGCGCTGCTGCGCCTGGGCGCGGGCGACCTGGTCGCGCACCCCGCCGCGGCCTACCCGACGTACGACGTGGGCGCGCGCCTGGCCGGCGCGGAGCCGGTCGCGACCGACGACCCGGCGGCGCTGCTCGCAGGGCCGGACGGCGACCGGGTGCGTCTGGTCTGGCTGAACTCGCCGGGCAACCCGGACGGCCGGGTGCTGGGCGTGGACGAGCTGCGCGCGGTGGTCGAGGCCGCCCGCGACGCGGCCGCGCGCACCGGCCGACCCGTCGTCGTGGCGTCGGACGAGTGCTACGCCGAGCTGGCCTGGGACGAGCCCTGGGCGACCGCCGGCGTGCCGAGCGTGCTGGACCCGCGGGTCACCGGCGGCGACGTGTCGGGTCTGCTGGCGCTGTACTCGCTGTCCAAGCAGTCGAACCTGGCGGGCTACCGCGCGGCGTTCGCCGCGGGGGACCCGGCGCTGGTCGCCGACCTCCTCGCCACCCGCAAGCACGTCGGCATGATCGTCCCGGCCCCGGTGCAGGCGGCGATGACCGTCGCGCTCGGCGACGACGCGCACGTGGCCGAGCAGCGCGAGCGGTACCGCGCCCGGCGCTCGGCGCTGCTCGGCGCCCTCGTGGGCGCGGGCCTCGTCGTCGACCGGTCCGCGGCGGGCCTGTACCTGTGGGCGCGGCCGGCCTCGGGCGACGACGACTGCTGGGCCACCGTCGGCCGGCTGGCGGAGCGCGGCATCCTGGTCGCGCCCGGCTCGTTCTACGGCGCCCCGCGGCACGTGCGCGTGGCGCTGACCGGGACGGACGAGCGGATCGCGGCGGCGGTCGCGCGGCTGGCGGCGGTCGACGCGCGCTGACGCCGCAGGGTCCGGTGCGGACGCGGCGCGACCTGCGACCGGCCGTGTGACCCTCGTCACAGCGCCTCGCGCTGCTCCCGGGATGGTTCCGCCCGCGGACGGCACGTAGCCTCGTCGCAGGCCGAGCCACCCCCGTGGCGCGCGCCCGCACCGCAGCGGCCGCCGGCGACCTGACCTGCACGACCTCGCGGACCGGACCGAGGTCCGAAGCCCCGCACACCGCCCGAGGAGGAGCGCCATGTCCGACGTCACCACCGAGCCTGTCCAGCTGGTCGTCGACGGCACCCCGCACGACCTGCCGGTGGTGCGCGCGACCGAGGGCAACGACGGCGTCGTCGTGTCGTCGCTGCTGCGCGAGACCGGCCTCGTCACCGTCGACCCCGGCTTCATGAACACCGCGTCCTGCGAGTCGCAGATCACCTACATCGACGGCGACGCGGGCATCCTGCGCTACCGCGGCTACCCGATCGACCAGCTCGCGGAGCGGTCGTCGTTCCTCGAGGTCGCCTACCTGCTCATCAACGGCGAGCTGCCGACGACGGACCAGCTCGAGGCGTTCGTCGAGCGGATCAACCGGCACACGTTCGTGCACGAGAACTTCCGGACGTTCATGGGCACGTTCCCGTCCGGCGCGCACCCGATGGCGGTGATGTCGTCCGCGATCAACGCGCTCCCGACCTTCTACCCGGAGTCGCTCGACCCGTTCGACCCGGCGACCGTCGAGCTCGCGACCGTGCTCATCCTCGCGAAGACCCGGACGATCACCTCGTACCTGCACCGCACGTCCCGCGGCGAGCCGCTGCTGTACCCGGACTACTCGCGCGGGTACATCGAGGACTTCCTGCGGATGACGTTCGCCGTCCCGTACCAGCAGTACGACGTCGACCCCACCGTGGTGCGCGCGCTCGACAAGCTGCTCATCCTGCACGCCGACCACGAGCAGAACTGCTCGACCTCGACGGTCCGCATCGTCGGGTCGAGCCACGCGAACCTGTACGCCTCGGTCGCGGCGGGCATCAACGCCCTGTCCGGCCCGCTGCACGGCGGCGCCAACGAGGCCGTGCTCAAGATGCTCGCCGAGATCCAGGCGAACGGCGGCGACGCCACCGAGTTCATGCGCCGGGTGAAGAACAAGGAGCAGGGCGTCCGGCTCATGGGCTTCGGGCACCGGGTCTACAAGAACTACGACCCGCGCGCCGCCATCGTGAAGGAGAGCGCCGACGCCGTCCTCGCCGCGCTGGGCAAGGACAACGAGCTGCTGGACATCGCGCGCACCCTCGAGGAGATCGCGCTGTCCGACGACTACTTCATCTCGCGCAAGCTCTACCCGAACGTCGACTTCTACACGGGCCTGATCTACAAGGCCATGGGCTTCGACGAGCGGATGTTCACACCGCTGTTCGCGCTCGGCCGGATGCCCGGCTGGATCGCGCAGTGGCGGGAGATGATGACCGACCCGCAGACCAAGATCGGCCGGCCGCGCCAGGTCTACTCGGGCTCCCCGGAGCGGACCTTCGTCCCGGTCGAGGAGCGCTGACGGGAGCACCACCCGGACGGGCGAGCGCTTCCCCCGGATCGAGCCGGACGAACCGGTCAGAACCCGACGAGCCGGACCGATCCGGGGGGCATGTCGCCCACTGAGGCCGCGCACCGTCGCGGCAGCGGCCGGCGGTCAGGACCCGTGCGGGGGCGACGCGGGGTGCGGCCGACCGGTGTCGAGCGGGCCTTCGGGCCCGAGGAGATCATCGTCTCCAAGACCGACCCCAAGGGGGTCGTCACCTACGCGAACGACGTGTTCGTGCGCGTGAGCGGGTACGCCGAGGACGAGATCGTCGGCGCCCCGCACAACCTCATCCGGCACCCGGCGATGCCGCGCGCGGTGTTCCGGCTCATGTGGGACGTCATCCCCACGGGGCAGGAGCTGTTCGCGTACGTGCTGAACCTGGCGGCGGACGGCGGGCACTACTGGGTGCTGGCGCACGTCACCGCCTCGCGCGGTCCCGGCGGGCGGGTGGTCGGGTACCACTCCAACCGCCGGTGGGTGCCGCCGACCACGCAGCGCACCGTCGGTGACCTGTACGCCCGGATCCGGGCCGCGGAGGACGCCGAGACGGGGACGCCCGCCGCGCTCGCCGCCGGCGCCGCCGCGCTGGACGCGGCTCTGGCGGACGCCGGGGTGACGTACGACGAGTGGGTGTGGTCGCTGGCCGGCCGCGACGACGCCGACGGGGGTGCCGCGTGAGCGCGACGAGGACGCTGCCGGAGGTGCCGCCGGCGACCGCGACCCGGGGCCGGCGGTGGTCCCGGTCGTCCCGGGGCGCCGGGACGGGGGCCGCGCCCGACGACGGCACCGCGGCCGCGCTGGCGGCGATCGCCGCGTTCTGCGAGCGGATCGCGGCGGGCGACCTCGAGGGGCGGCTCCCCGCGCTCGGGGACGACCCCGACGTGCAGCGGGCCCGCGCGTCGCTCAACCGGCTCGCGGACCTCGTCGACGCCTACGTCCGCGAGTCCCAGGCGTCCCTGACCGCCGCGGGCGAGGGCAGGTTCCACCGCCGGTTCCTGCGCCGGGGCATGCCGGGGGCGTTCCGGGAGGGCGCCGCGCGGATCGACGGGGCGCGCTCCGGGCTGGAGAGCGCCGCGACCCGCACCGCCCGGGACCAGGCCGAGCGTGCCGACCTCGCCGAGCGGATGGTCGCGGTCGCGGAGCGGGTCGCCGGGAGCGCGCAGCGCCTCGCGACCTCGGCCGCGGCGCTGGCGGCGGCCGCCGAGCAGGCCACGGCGGCCGCCCGGGACTCCCGCGCGACCGTCCGCGAGCTCGCCAACACCTCCGGGCAGATCGATGAGGCCGCCGGGCTGGTCAAGGCGATCGCCAGCCGGACCCGGCTGCTCGCGCTCAACGCGACCATCGAGGCCGCGCGGGCGGGGGAGGCCGGGCGCGGGTTCGCCGTCGTCGCCCAGGAGGTCCGGGCGCTCGCCGACGACTCCGCGGGGCGGTCCGACGACATCGCGCGGCAGGTGGCCGAGGCGCAGGCCGTGGCCGAGCAGGCCGGGCGGGCGATCGGCCGGATCGACGAGATCGTCGCGGGCATGTCCGGCCAGGTCGACGCGGTCGCGGCGGCCGCGGGCGGCGGCTCGGCCCCGGGCGCCGAGGGGGAGGGCCTGGCGGAGCTCGCGGAGCGCCTCCGCGAGGAGATCACCGCTTTCGCGTCCCTGCGCTGACCTACTCCCGCCCCCGCCCCCGCCCCGGTCCCGCCCCGAGATAGGACCGTCCAGGGTCCTATCTCGGCGGACAGGTCGGCGAGAGGGGAGCGAGAGCGCGTGGACGGCCGAGGGTCAGGGGGTCGGGGCCAGGGTCAGGGCGACCGTGCCCTCCGGGACCGCGGCCGCGTCGGCCGCCGCGCCGCCCGCGGTCCAGCCCTCGCCGCCGCGGTCCCACCGGGCGTCGCCGACCTCGACCGCGTCGACGGCCAGCGGCTCCGCCACGGCCACCGCCCACTGGGCGACCGCCCAGGACGCGCGGGCCGGGTCGCCGCCGGTCGCGGCGGTCAGCCCGGCGACGTCGAGCAGCACGACCGGCCCCGCCGACCCGTCGGCCGCGCCGTCGACGGCCGTCGACACCGCGCCGCCGTAGTCCCGCTGCACGCGCGCCGCCACGGCGTCGACGGCGCCCGGCCCGGCCGCGGGACCGAGGTCGCAGTCGAGCGCCGCGGGCGTCCAGCCGGTCAGCGCGGAGGCCCACGCGCGGGACCGGCCCTCGTGCTGGGCGTAGGCGTCCGGGAACCCGGAGCGCTGCACCGCCTGGGCGGCCTCGGTCACGGGCAGCTCGGTGTACCCGGGCACGCCGACCAGCCCGTCGTAGAACTTCCCGGTCGAGTACACCGGGTCCATGATCTGCTCGACCGTGCCCCAGCCCTGCGACGGGCGCTGCTGGAACAGGCCGATCGAGTCCCGGTCGCCGTAGTCGATGTTGATCAGCCGGGACTCCTGGAGCGCGGTCGCGAGCCCGATGGTCGCGGCGCGCGCGGGCAGCCCGCGCTGCGCGGCGGTCGCGGCGATCAGGGCGGCGTTGTCGGCCTGGTCCGCGGACAGCCCCCACGCCGTGCCGTCGACGGTCGCGGTGCACCGCCGCGACGCGGGTGCGGGCGACGCACCGCCGAGCGCCCACACGACCGCGCCGACCGCCCCGGCCAGCAGCGCGACCGCGGCCAGCGCCGCGCAGCCGAGCCGCGAGGCCGTGCTGCTGCGGCGGCGGGACACGGCGTCAGTTCGCGTGCAGCGCGGCGTTGAGCGTGATGCCCGTGCCGGTGCGCGCGACCGCCTCGACGCCGCCCGTGAGCGAGTTGCGCCGGAACAGCACGCCGTCGGAGCCGGAGAGCTCGCGGGCCTTGACGACGCGCGGGGCGCCGTCCTCGCCGGCCTGGCCGACGAGGGTCACCTTGGTGCCGGCGGTCAGGTACAGGCCCGCCTCGACGACGCAGTCGTCGCCGAGCGAGACGCCGAGGCCGGCGTTCGCGCCGAGCAGGGAGCGCTCGCCGATCGACACCCGCTCGCGGCCGCCGCCCGAGAGCGTCCCCATGATGGACGCGCCGCCGCCGATGTCGCTGCCCTCGCCGACGACGACGCCCTGGGAGATGCGGCCCTCGACCATCGACGTGCCGAGCGTGCCCGCGTTGAAGTTCACGAAGCCCTCGTGCATGACCGTGGTGCCGGACGCGAGGTGCGCGCCGAGCCGGACCCGGTCGGCGTCCGCGATCCGCACGCCCTGGGGGAGGACGTAGTCGACCATGCGCGGGAACTTGTCGACGCCGAACACCGTCACGGGGCGGCCGGTCGCGGCGCGCAGCCGGGCGCGGGTCAGCTCGAAGCCGTCGACCGCGCACGGGCCGTGGTCGGTCCACACGACGTTCGGCAGCGCGGCGAAGACGCCGTCCAGGTTGAGCGTGTTGGGCGCCGCGAGCCGGTGGGACAGCAGGTGCAGCCGCAGGTACGCGTCGGCCGTGTCGACCGGCTCGGCGTCCAGGTCGACCACGGTCAGCACGGTCTCGGTGCGGACCGCGCGGGCCGCGTCCGCGGCGACCAGGGCCGCGAGCTCCTCGGGGCACTCCGCGGCGGCGGGCACGTCGCCCAGCGCGGGCTGCGGGTACCAGGCGTCCAGCACGGTTCCGGAGTCGGTGACGGTGGCCAGGCCCCATGCCCAGGCGGTGCGGTCGGTCATGGCGTCCAGCCTAGGGGCCGTCGGCGAGGGGGTGGTCGTCCGCGGGTAGGGTCGCGGGCGTGACGACGACCACCCCGCTGGACCTGACCGCCGACCTCACGACGCTCACCGCGGCGGTCTGCGACCTCGCCTCCGTGAGCGGCGACGAGGCGGCGCTGGCCGACGCGGTCGAGGCGGCGCTGCGCGGGTACCCGCACCTCGAGGTGCTGCGGGACGGCGACGCGGTGGTCGCGCGCACGCACCTCGGCCGGCCCTCCCGGGTCGTGGTCGCCGGGCACATCGACACGGTGCCCGTCACCACGGACCCCGCCAACCTGCCGACCCGGCTCGAGGGCGCGGGCGCCGACGCGGTGCTCTGGGGCCGCGGCACGGTCGACATGAAGGGCGGCGTCGCCGTCCAGCTGGCGCTCGCGGCCGCGCTGACCGAGCCGACCCGCGACGTCACCTGGGTGTTCTACGACCACGAGGAGGTCGAGGCCTCGCTCAACGGCCTGGGCCGGATCGCGCGCGAGCACCCGGACTGGCTGGCGGCCGACTTCGCCGTGCTGTGCGAGCCGACGGACGCGGGCCTGGAGGGCGGCTGCAACGGCACGCTGCGCGCCGAGGTCCGGGTGCCGGGCGTGGCGGCGCACTCGGCGCGGGCCTGGACCGGCGTCAACGCGATCCACGGGGCCGCCCCGGTCCTCGCGGCGCTCGCGGCGTACGAGCCCGCGTCCGTCGAGGTCGACGGCCTGGTGTACCGCGAGGGGCTCAACGCCGTGCTGATCAGCGGCGGCGTCGCGACCAACGTCGTCCCGGACCGCTGCGTCGTCACGGTGAACTACCGGTTCGCCCCGTCCCGCTCCGTCGACGAGGCGGAGGCGCACGTGCGCGACCTGTTCGATGGCTACGAGGTCGTCGTCACCGACTCGGCCGCCGGCGCCCGCCCGGGGCTGGACGACCCCGCCGCGGCGGAGTTCGCCGCCGCGGTGCTCGGCGTCACCGGCGGGGCACCCGCGCCCAAGTACGGCTGGACGGACGTCGCGCGGTTCTCGGCGCTCGGCGTGCCCGCCGTGAACTTCGGCCCCGGCGACCCGCTGCTCGCGCACAAGGACGACGAGCGGCTGCCGGTCGCGCAGCTCGACCTGTGCCACGACGCGCTCCGGGCCTGGCTGACGGCCTGACCCGACCCGTCACGCGGGGTTCACCCGGGCGCCGCCGGGGGTGCCGGTGCGTGCACGGCCGCGGACCGTAGAGTCGGGGCCATGAGCGACGACGGCGTTCCCGTGCCGGGTTCGGGCTACCGCAAGGGCCCCGTGCTGCTGCGGCGCGGGCAGATCCCCACCACCACGTCCGACCAGCGCCTGCTGTCCGGCGGCGACGGCGCCGACTGGCTGCACGGCGACCCGTGGCGCGTGATGCGGATCCAGAGCGAGTTCGTCGAGGGCTTCGGCGCGCTCGCCGAGCTCGGCCCGGCGGTCAGCGTGTTCGGCTCCGCGCGCACGCTGCCCGAGCACCCGGACTTCGCGCTCGGCGAGGAGGTCGGCCGGCTGCTGGCCGAGGCCGGCTACGCGGTCATCACCGGCGGCGGCCCCGGGATCATGTCGGCCGCGAACAAGGGCGCGTCCCAGGCCGGCGGTCTGTCGGTCGGGCTGGGCATCGAGCTGCCGTTCGAGCAGGGGATGAACCCGTGGGTCGACCTCGGGGTCAACTTCCGGTACTTCTTCGCCCGCAAGACCATGTTCGTGAAGTACGCCGAGGGCTTCATCGTGCTGCCGGGCGGCTTCGGCACGTTCGACGAGCTGTTCGAGGCGCTGACCCTGGTGCAGACGCACAAGGTCACCGAGTTCCCGATCGTCCTGGTCGGCACCGACTACTGGCAGGGGCTGCTCGACTGGCTGCGCGGCCCGGTGCTGGAGCGCGGCATGATCCGCGAGGCCGACCTGGAGCTGATCCGGCTCGTGGACGACCCGCAGGAGGCGGTGCGGATCGTGCGCGACCGCGGGGCCGAGCTGCGCGCCGCCGAGCGCGCCGCGGCCGCCGCGGCCGAGCGCGCGCAGGAGGAGGCCGAGGCGGAGGTGGCGGACGAGGCGGAGGACGCCGCGGGTGGGCGCTGAGCCCGCCGGGTCCGCGGGCGTACCGGCGCCGGGCGCGCCGCTGCTGCTGCGCGACCGCTGGTTCGGCCCCGGCCGCCCGGTCGTCATGGCGGTGGTGAACCGCACCCCCGACTCGTTCTACGCCGCCGCCCGGTACGACGACGCCGGCGCCGACGCGGCGGTCGCCCGCGCCGAGGAGGAGGGCGCCGACCTGGTCGACCTGGGCGGCGTGCGCGCGGGCCGGGGGCCGGCCGTCGACGTCGCCGAGGAGATCGCGCGGGTCGTCCCGCTCGTCGAGCGCGTCCGCCGCCGGCACCCGGACCTGCTGGTCAGCGTCGACACGTGGCGGGCCGAGGTCGCGCGCGCCGCCGCGGACGCGGGCGCCGACCTGCTCAACGACACCTGGGCCGGGCACGACCCGGCGCTGGTCGAGGTCGCCGCCGAGCGGGGGCTGGGCGTGGTCTGCTCGCACACCGGCGGGCTGCCGCCGCGCACCGACCCGCTGCGGGTGTCCTACCCGCTGCCCGACGACGCCCCCGCGGGCACGGACCCGCGGGACGGGGTGCTGCTGGACGTGCTCGCGACGCTGCGCGCCGCGGCCGCGCGCGCGGTCGACCTCGGGGTGCACCCCGCGAGCGTGCTGGTGGACCCGACGCACGACTTCGGCAAGAGCACCTGGCACTCGCTGCACCTGGTCCGGCGCACCGCCGCGCTCACCGCGCTCGGGCACCCGGTGCTCGTCGCCCTGTCCCGCAAGGACTTCGTGGGGGAGACCCTGGACCTCCCGCCCGAGGACCGGCTCGAGGGCACGCTGGCGGCGACGTCGGTGGCCGCGTGGCTCGGCGCCCGGGTGTTCCGCGCGCACGACGTCCGGGCGACCCGGCGGACGGTCGACATGGTGGCGGCGCTGCGGGGCGACGCGCCCCCCGCGCGCGCCGTGCGGGGCCTGGCGTGACGGCGGGGCCGGGGAGCGCCGCCGCCCAGGACGCCGCCCCGGCGCGCCGCGCCCTCGACCCCCGCACCTGGCCGTGGTGGGTGCAGGCGCTCGCGGTGTACGCGGCGGCCCGCGCCTTCTCGGCCGTCGTCCTGCTGGTCGTCGCCACCCGGCAGGTGGCCAGCGGCTGGACCGGCGCGTCCCCGGGGTACGCCGACTACACGGGCCTCATGTGGGACGCGACCTGGTACCGGACGATCGCGGAGGGCGGCTACCCGGCGCAGCTGCCCGTCGGGGCCGACGGCCTGGTCCAGCAGAACGCGTGGGCGTTCTTCCCGCTCTACCCGTTCCTGGTGCGCGCGCTGATGACGGTCACCGGCGGCTCCTGGGCCGTGGTCGCGCCCACCGTGTCGCTGCTGGCCGGTGCCGGCGCCGTGCTGGTCGTGCACCGCGTGGTCGTCCGCGGGGCGCCCCGCGCCGTGGCCGCGCGACCGGGGCTGCCGCTCGCGACGGTGCTGCTGGTCAGCGTGTTCCCCACGTCCGTCGTGCTGCAGGTCGGGTACACGGAGTCGCTCGCGCTGCTGCTGGTCGCCGCGTCGCTGCTGGCGGTCGTCACCCGGCGGTACGGCTGGGCGTGCGCCGCGGTGCTCGCGCTCGGGTTCACCCGCGCGGTCGCGCTGCCGATGGCGGTGGTCGTCGCCGTGCACGCGCTGGTGCGCTGGCGGGAGTGGCGGGCCGCCGGCGAGCGCCCGCGGGGCCGGGACCTGGCCGGGATCGGCGCGGTCGGGCTCGCCGCGGTGGTGTCCGGCTTCGCGTGGCTCGCGATCTGCGGCTGGGTCACGGGCGTGCCCGACGCCTACCTGCAGACCCAGGAGGCCTGGCGCGGCGCGGCCACCACCGCGCCGTTCGCGGGCTGGTCCTACGTGCCGGCGTTCTGGTTCGGCGACGCGTGGCCGCTGGTGGTGCTCGCCGCCGGGGTGTTCGTGGTCGCGTGCCTGGTCACGCCCTCGGCGT encodes the following:
- a CDS encoding PAS domain-containing protein, which produces MRPTGVERAFGPEEIIVSKTDPKGVVTYANDVFVRVSGYAEDEIVGAPHNLIRHPAMPRAVFRLMWDVIPTGQELFAYVLNLAADGGHYWVLAHVTASRGPGGRVVGYHSNRRWVPPTTQRTVGDLYARIRAAEDAETGTPAALAAGAAALDAALADAGVTYDEWVWSLAGRDDADGGAA
- the dapD gene encoding 2,3,4,5-tetrahydropyridine-2,6-dicarboxylate N-succinyltransferase, with product MTDRTAWAWGLATVTDSGTVLDAWYPQPALGDVPAAAECPEELAALVAADAARAVRTETVLTVVDLDAEPVDTADAYLRLHLLSHRLAAPNTLNLDGVFAALPNVVWTDHGPCAVDGFELTRARLRAATGRPVTVFGVDKFPRMVDYVLPQGVRIADADRVRLGAHLASGTTVMHEGFVNFNAGTLGTSMVEGRISQGVVVGEGSDIGGGASIMGTLSGGGRERVSIGERSLLGANAGLGVSLGDDCVVEAGLYLTAGTKVTLVGQAGEDGAPRVVKARELSGSDGVLFRRNSLTGGVEAVARTGTGITLNAALHAN
- a CDS encoding citrate synthase; translation: MSDVTTEPVQLVVDGTPHDLPVVRATEGNDGVVVSSLLRETGLVTVDPGFMNTASCESQITYIDGDAGILRYRGYPIDQLAERSSFLEVAYLLINGELPTTDQLEAFVERINRHTFVHENFRTFMGTFPSGAHPMAVMSSAINALPTFYPESLDPFDPATVELATVLILAKTRTITSYLHRTSRGEPLLYPDYSRGYIEDFLRMTFAVPYQQYDVDPTVVRALDKLLILHADHEQNCSTSTVRIVGSSHANLYASVAAGINALSGPLHGGANEAVLKMLAEIQANGGDATEFMRRVKNKEQGVRLMGFGHRVYKNYDPRAAIVKESADAVLAALGKDNELLDIARTLEEIALSDDYFISRKLYPNVDFYTGLIYKAMGFDERMFTPLFALGRMPGWIAQWREMMTDPQTKIGRPRQVYSGSPERTFVPVEER
- the folP gene encoding dihydropteroate synthase, whose protein sequence is MGAEPAGSAGVPAPGAPLLLRDRWFGPGRPVVMAVVNRTPDSFYAAARYDDAGADAAVARAEEEGADLVDLGGVRAGRGPAVDVAEEIARVVPLVERVRRRHPDLLVSVDTWRAEVARAAADAGADLLNDTWAGHDPALVEVAAERGLGVVCSHTGGLPPRTDPLRVSYPLPDDAPAGTDPRDGVLLDVLATLRAAAARAVDLGVHPASVLVDPTHDFGKSTWHSLHLVRRTAALTALGHPVLVALSRKDFVGETLDLPPEDRLEGTLAATSVAAWLGARVFRAHDVRATRRTVDMVAALRGDAPPARAVRGLA
- the dapC gene encoding succinyldiaminopimelate transaminase — encoded protein: MGLHTGALPDFPWDTLTAYGDRARAHPDGIVDLSVGTPVDPTPEVVRRALADASDAPGYPQTWGTPALRDAVVAWYARRRGVPGLDPAGVLPTVGSKELVALLPALLRLGAGDLVAHPAAAYPTYDVGARLAGAEPVATDDPAALLAGPDGDRVRLVWLNSPGNPDGRVLGVDELRAVVEAARDAAARTGRPVVVASDECYAELAWDEPWATAGVPSVLDPRVTGGDVSGLLALYSLSKQSNLAGYRAAFAAGDPALVADLLATRKHVGMIVPAPVQAAMTVALGDDAHVAEQRERYRARRSALLGALVGAGLVVDRSAAGLYLWARPASGDDDCWATVGRLAERGILVAPGSFYGAPRHVRVALTGTDERIAAAVARLAAVDAR
- a CDS encoding methyl-accepting chemotaxis protein translates to MSATRTLPEVPPATATRGRRWSRSSRGAGTGAAPDDGTAAALAAIAAFCERIAAGDLEGRLPALGDDPDVQRARASLNRLADLVDAYVRESQASLTAAGEGRFHRRFLRRGMPGAFREGAARIDGARSGLESAATRTARDQAERADLAERMVAVAERVAGSAQRLATSAAALAAAAEQATAAARDSRATVRELANTSGQIDEAAGLVKAIASRTRLLALNATIEAARAGEAGRGFAVVAQEVRALADDSAGRSDDIARQVAEAQAVAEQAGRAIGRIDEIVAGMSGQVDAVAAAAGGGSAPGAEGEGLAELAERLREEITAFASLR
- a CDS encoding TIGR00730 family Rossman fold protein; this translates as MSDDGVPVPGSGYRKGPVLLRRGQIPTTTSDQRLLSGGDGADWLHGDPWRVMRIQSEFVEGFGALAELGPAVSVFGSARTLPEHPDFALGEEVGRLLAEAGYAVITGGGPGIMSAANKGASQAGGLSVGLGIELPFEQGMNPWVDLGVNFRYFFARKTMFVKYAEGFIVLPGGFGTFDELFEALTLVQTHKVTEFPIVLVGTDYWQGLLDWLRGPVLERGMIREADLELIRLVDDPQEAVRIVRDRGAELRAAERAAAAAAERAQEEAEAEVADEAEDAAGGR
- the dapE gene encoding succinyl-diaminopimelate desuccinylase — protein: MTTTTPLDLTADLTTLTAAVCDLASVSGDEAALADAVEAALRGYPHLEVLRDGDAVVARTHLGRPSRVVVAGHIDTVPVTTDPANLPTRLEGAGADAVLWGRGTVDMKGGVAVQLALAAALTEPTRDVTWVFYDHEEVEASLNGLGRIAREHPDWLAADFAVLCEPTDAGLEGGCNGTLRAEVRVPGVAAHSARAWTGVNAIHGAAPVLAALAAYEPASVEVDGLVYREGLNAVLISGGVATNVVPDRCVVTVNYRFAPSRSVDEAEAHVRDLFDGYEVVVTDSAAGARPGLDDPAAAEFAAAVLGVTGGAPAPKYGWTDVARFSALGVPAVNFGPGDPLLAHKDDERLPVAQLDLCHDALRAWLTA